The genomic stretch CCTGGCGCGGGAAATCTCGATGCGGGACATGGCCCGCTTCCAGGACGAGGCCAACGAGGGGCTGCCGCCGCTCGAAGTCTTCGTCCACGGCGCCCTCTGCGTCGCCTACTCCGGCCAGTGCCTGACCAGTGAGTCCCTCGGCCAGCGGAGCGCGAACCGGGGCGAGTGCGCCCAGGCCTGCCGCCTCCCCTACGGCCTGGTCGTCGACGGCGCGGTGAAGGAGCTCGGCGACAAGGCCTACCTCCTCTCCCCGCAGGACCTCGCCGCCGTCGCCGAGGTGCCGAAGCTGATCGAGCTCGGCGTCGCGAGCTTCAAGATCGAGGGCCGCCTGAAGGCACCCGAATACGTCGCCGCCGTCTGCCAGGTCTACCGGAAGGCGATCGACGCCGCGCTGGAGCATCGGGAAGAGGCCGTCACCGAGGCCGATTACCGGAAGCTGGAGCTGACCTTCTCGCGCGGCCTCTTCTCCGGCTGGATGCACGGCGTGAACCACCAGCAGCTCGTCCACGCCCGCTACTCGAACAAGCGCGGCCCCCTCGTCGCCCACGTGCGGAAGACGCGGCCCGACGGAAGCGTCGAGGTCGAGTGGACGGGCGAGCCGCTCCGCCCCGGCGACGGCCTCCTCTTCGACTCGGGCGGCGACCAGAACCGGCAGCAGGGGGGCCGCATCTGGACGGCGGCCGGGGCGCGGGGGAACCACCTCGCCTTCGAGCAGGGCCGGATCGACACCGCCCGCCTCCGCCCCGGCGACGCCGTCTACCAGACCGACGACCCCCGCCTCGACGCCGCCCTCCAGAAGACCTTCGCCCGCGACCCCGAGCCGAAGCGCGAGCGGCGCTCCGTCTCCTTCGCCGTCTCGGGCCGCGCCGGGGAGCCGCTCCGCCTCGAAGCGACGCTCGATGGAACCCCCGCCAAGGTCGTCCTCCTCTCCGCCGTCCCCCTCGACACCGCCCGGAACCGCCCCCTCACCGAGGCCGGATTGCGCGACCCCTTGGGCCGCCTCGGCGAGACGCCCTTCGTCCTCGGCGCGGTCCACTCCGCCCTCGAAGGGGAGACGATCCTCCCCGTCAGCGAATTGAACCGCCTCCGCCGCGAGGCCGTCGCGGCGCTGGAGAAGGCGGCCGAGGGCAAGGCGAAGCCCGCCGCGCCCGCGCCCGGCGTCCCCGCCTTGCGGCGGCTCCTCCCGCCGGTGCCGGGGAAGGCCGATCCCGCTCCCGCTACCCTCTCGGTCCTCTGCCGCACCCTCGACCAGATCGCGGCCCTCCTCGCCTCCGATCAGGCCCCCCGGATCTACGCCGATTTCGAGGACATCCGCCGCTACAAGGAGGCCGTCGCCCTCGTCCGCGAGGCCCAGGAGAACAGCAGCCAGGCCGAAATCTGGCTCGCCACCCCCCGCATCCAGAAGGCGGCGGAGCAGGGCTTCTTCAAGCTGATCGAGAACGCCGCCCCCGACGGCGTCCTGATCCGCAACCTCGGCGCGCTCGACTATTTCAAGACCTCCCCGCTGCGGAAGTGCGGCGACTTCTCCCTCAACGTCGCCAACGCCCTCACCGCGCAGATCCTCATGCGGCCCGAGTCGGGGCTGGGGCTCGAAACCGTCGCGATCTCCTACGACCTCAACGCGCGGCAGGTCGAGGACCTCCTCCGCTCGGCCCCGCCCGCGTGGTTCGAGATCGTCCTCCACCAGCACATGCCGATGTTCCATATGGAGCATTGCGTCTTCGCCGCCTTCCTCTCCGAGGGGAAGGACCACACCGACTGCGGCCGCCCGTGCGACCGGCACCGCGTGGCGCTGAAGGACCGGGTCGGCATGGTCCACCCCGTCGTCGCCGACGTCGGCTGCCGGAACACCGTCTTCCATGGCCGGGCGCAGAGCGGGGCCGCCTACGTGGCCCCCTTCCGCGCCGCCGGGGCCGGGCGCTTCCGGCTGGAGCTCCTCCACGAGGACGGCCCCTCCGCCCGCCGCATCTACGAGACCTACCGCCGCCTCCTCGACGGCGGGACGACGGCCTCCTCCCTCATCGCCGAGCTCCGCGTCGCCGACCAGCTCGGCGTCACCAGCGGGACCTTGACGGTGCTGGGATAATGGGGGCCTCCATGAGCGCCTCCCCTTCCGATTCCCCGCTTTCCTCCCCCTACGGCCGGGCCGTCGCCCATCCCGCCTTCCCCGTCCTCTTCCCCGCCCTCCTCTGGCTCGCCTTCACCCCGCTGCTGGCGATCCACCCGCTCGCCGTCTACGTCGTCTATCCGATCCAGGTCTTCGCCGTCCTCATCGCCCTCGGCTTCCAGGCCTCGCGCCTCGGCGTCCCCCTCGCGGGAAGCGGGGCGGGGGTCTTCCGGCCGATGTTCAGCTTCGGCGCGGGGCTCCTCGCCTTCGCCGCGTGGGCCGTCGTCCAGACCGTCTGGCCGATGCCGCCCCACGGCCTCGCGCTGCCGGGGAACGTCGGGGAGCCGTTCAATCCCTATTACATTTTCGGGGCGGGGGCCGTCGCCCGGGGGGAGGCCGCCTTCCGGCTCCTCGGCGCGGGGATCGTCCTCCCGCTCGTCGCCGAGATGGCGATCCGGGGCTGGCTGATGCGGCGGCTGATCGCGCGCGATTTCCTCTCCGTCCCGCTCGCCTCCTTCACCCCGTTCTCCTTCCTCGCCAGCACCGTCGCCTTCGCCCTCTTTCGCCCCACGGCGTGCGGGCCGGAAATCGCCGCCGCGCTGATCCTCGGCATCTGGTTCCTCGCCTCGCGGAACTTCGCGGGCGTCCTCCTCGCCTCGATCGTCTGCCACCTCCTCGCCGCCCTCGACGCCGTCACGGCTGCGAAGTGGGTGCTTTGGTAGGGACGGGAATGACGACCTGCCCGAGGGTGTTGTCCCCCTCGAAGACCCGGGCGGCGTCGGCGACGCTCATCGTGATCCGCTTGCCGCCGTCCTCCTGCGTTTCGGAATAGGGCTCGCCGAAGGCCGTCTTGAAATCGGGGTTCTTTTCCGCGGGGAAGCCGACGATGCTCATCCAGCTCCCGTCGGGGTCGGTCCACGACTTCAGCGTGACGAAATAGGCGGCGTGCCGCGCCTTCGCGATCTCGTAGATGCCCTTCGTCGAGATGAGGGCCGACCCGGTCGGGCCGCCCTTCTTGCGGATGACCTGGACCTTCGAGGTATGGGTCGTCTCGTTGCGCTCCAGCTCGTTCACCTTGATGTCGAAGGCGGGATCGGTCCCCGGCCATTTCGTCGAGTCGAAGCGGACAAGCGGGCCGTCGATGCTCTGACCGAACGAGGCGGGAACGAGAGCGGTGCCGAGCCAGACGAGAAGAAGAACGAGGCGGCGCATGGACCCACTGTAGCACGCCGCACAAGGGGGGCGGCTACCTGGAGGGGACGGCCTCGGCAGTCGCAGCGGGAGCGTCGGCGGCCTTGGGCTCGGCTTTGGGTTCAAACAGCACCGCGCACTCCGCGACGCTGAAGCAGACGCGCGTCTTCCCGGAGAGGTTCTTCTTGCTGTAGGGAACAGGGAAATCGGTCTCGACGTTGGGGTGGTCGTTGTCGGGGAAGCCGACGACGAGGGACCAGTTCCCGTCGGGGCGCATCTTTTCCTTGAGGGTGATGAAGTAGGCCGCATGGCGGGCCTTCGCGATCTGGTAGATCGCCTTCGTCCCCATGACGAGGGAACCGCGCGGATCGCCCTTCCGGTGGATCGCCAGGAGGGTCGAGGTGTTCCCCTCCCGCTTCTCCTCGGTCACCTCGATGTCGTAACCGGGATCGGCGACCAGATCGGACTGGAAATGGACCAGCGGCTCTTCCGCCGCCGGGGCGGGAGTCTGGCCAAAACCGGCGCAGGAAAAGGCGAAGAGCACGACAGCGAGGGAAAGGGAAAGGCGCATGGCGACGGGATCGTATCACCGATTGAAAAAGCGTCACGCCTCGGCGATCGGGCTGGGCTAATTCAAGGGGTCGCGAAGAGAAGGTGAGCGCCCTTCGGGACGGGGTACAGACCCTGTACAGGGGGAGGAACCACGCGTCCGAGTGCGGGCGGACCCGAAGCGGCTATTCTTCCAGACGCTTCTCTCCCGATAGGAGTCTGGGCGTATTGGTACTGCTCCCCCTTCAGTACGTACCCTCGGACGCCCCCGGAAGCAGCGGATTTTAAAACAGTTCGGAGACAAGGCGCCGCCAAAGCGCGTCCGCCTAGTTCAGGCCCTCAGAACAGGAGGTTCCAGGAGGGGCGAAGCCCCTCTTGGGCTATAAAGCGGGTTACCTCCAGCTGTACCGGGTCGACCCCGCAAGCCCCAACGGGCCGCCCCACCCCAGGATTGTCTTTTACACAGCGACCGTTACGATCCCGACGTCATGCGCCCCCTCTTCTCCTCCGCGACGCCGCTCCTTGTCCTGGGCCTGGCCCTGGTTCTCCTCGGCGGCCCGGCCTCCCGGACGCATGCCGCCGACACGCTGACCTTCGAGGCCGATCCCTACATGCCCTACACGGGGGACTCGGAAAAGGGGGAGACCGGTTTCATGGTCGACATCGTGAAGGCGGTCTTCGAGGCGAAGGGCTATAACGTCGTCTACCAGTCGACCTCCTGGAACGCCGTCCTCCACCACGCGAAGGAAGGGCGGATCACCGGCATCGTCGGCCTGAGCAAGATCGACGCCCCCGACCTCCTCTTCCCGAAGATCGAGGAAGGCCGGGCGCAGGGGATGTTCTACGTCGGCATCGAGAGCGACTGGAAGTACGCCGGGGCCGGGAGCCTCGACAAGATCGTCCTCGGCATCATCGCCGACTACAAATACAACCCCGAGGTCGGCGCCTACATCACGAAGAACCGGGGCGACGTGAAGAAGATCTTCCCCGTCCTCAGCGACAACAGCCCGCTGACCGCCCTCGCCACCGCCCTCCTCGACAAGCGGATCACGACCTTCGTCGAGGACAAGAACGTCGTCCAATACTTCCTCAAGAGCTACGACAGGGCCGACCGGCTCGTCGAGGCCGGGCCGCTGAAGGCGTCGACCGACCTCTACGTCGCCTTCTCCCCGCTCTTCCTCAACGCGCCGGAGCTCGCCGCCCAGCTCTCCGAGGGCGTCGCCGCGATGCGCGCCGACGGCCGCCTCGGCAAGATCCTCGCCAAATACGGGGTGACCGACTGGGCGACGGCCGCCGCCGCGCAATAGCGGCCCCGCCGTGAAGTCCGCCGCCTCCTCCCTCTCCCTCTTCTCCGCCCGGCTCCGCCTTCGGCTGGCGCCGGGCGAGGGGGCGATGCTGGCGGCGTTGACGGCCCTCTTCTTCTGCCGGGGCGCGGCGGCGGTCTGCTTCGACACGGCGGCGGGGACCGCCTTCCTCTCGGAGTTCGGCGCGGCCCGCCTTCCCTTCATCTACCTCGGCGGGGCGCTGGCGGGGGTCGCCTTCGGGACCCTCTACGTGAGGCTCGCCGCCCGGCCCGGGATGGGGGCACAGCGGCTCCTCCCGGGGACGCTCGCCGTGGCCCTCGGCGTCGCGCTGGGGGCTGCCCTCGCCGTCCGCCACCCGGCCCTCGCCTGCGCCGCGATGCTGTGGAAGGAGATCGCCTTCAACTTCCTCAACATCGTCGTCTGGGGGACGGCGAGCCGCCTCTTCGACGTCCGGCAGGGGAAGCGGCTCTTCGGCTTCGTCGCCGCCGGGGGGATCGCGGCGAACATCGCCGCGGGCCTCGCCGTCCCGGCCCTCGCCCGCTGGGGCGGCGTCCCCGGCCTCTTCTCCGTCTCGGCGGCGGCCCTCGCGGCAGGGCTGGCCGTCCTCCTCGGCATCCTCCGGGCCTTCCCGGAGAAATTCGCCGCCGGCCCCTCCTCCCCCCACGTCAGGCCGGGGAAGAGCGAAGCCGCCGCGCCGGAGGAAGGCGGGGGCGGCGGCGGTCTCTGGCGCTCCCTCGCGGAGGACCGCTACCTGCGGCTCTTCCTCTTCCTCTCGGTCCTCTCGAACTTCGCCTTCTTCTTCACCGACTTCCTCTACTTCGACCGCCTCGACGCGATGTTCCACACCGAGGAGAACCTCGCCGCCTTCATGGGCCGCTTCTCCGCCTGGGTCGGCGTCGGGCAGCTCGTCCTCAGCCTCTTCCTCTCCGGGACGATCCTCAGCCGCTTCGGCCTCGCCGCCGCCCTCGCCGTCCTGCCGTGGGCCTGCGGCTTCGCCGTCTCGGGGGCGGTCGGGGCGCTCTCCCTCTTCGGGACGGGCGGCGGCTTCTTCTGGCTCATCATCGCGGCGAAGCTCGCCGACGAGGTCTTCCGCGCCGCCCTCCTCGGCCCCGCCTTCCGCATTCTCTACCAGCCCCTTCCCGAGGACGAACAGTTCGTGTTCCAGGCGCGGGCCGAGTCGGTGATCGATCCCGCCGGGGCGGGCCTCGCGGGGGGGCTCCTCCTGCTCCTCACCGTCGCGTGGGCCGTCCCTCCCGCGTGGCTCTGCGGCCTCCTCGCCCTCTTCCTCGTCGGCTGGATCGTCGTCGCCCGGAAGATGGGCGGCGAATACGGGCGGCGGCTGGCCCGGGCGCTGACCCGGCGGCGGCTCTCCGGGACCGCCCTGACCCTCGACGACGCCTCGGTCGCCCTCCTCCTGAAAATGGCGGGGAGCGCCGATCCCGGCGCCGTCCTCCACGCCCTCGACCTCCTCGAACGGGCCGACCGCCCCGAATGGCCGCAGCTCCTCGCCGCCGCCCTCCGGCACGAGGCGGAGGAAGTCCGGCTCTGGGCGATCGAACGCATCGGGCGGACGGGAACCCGCTCCCCCGCGCCCTGGGAAGCGCCGCTGCGGGCCCTCTGGATCCCGGGCGGCGCGGCCGAGGCCCGCATCGCCCGGGCGGCACTCGGCGCGGCGATCCGCCTCGGCCATGCGGAGGCCCTCCGCTTCGCGCAGGCCCGTTTCCCCGGCTGCGACGGGGAGACCCGCCGGGAAGTGCTCGCCGCCTTCCTCGCCCGGTCCGCTCCCGCGCCGGAGGAAGGGGGCGTCGAGTCCGGACCCGACGCCTGGGCCGACGAACGGCTGGCCGGGCTCCTCCGATCGGGAACCGCGAGCGACCGCCTCGAGGGGATCGCCGTCCTCACCCGCCTCGGAGCCGAAACCCGTTCCGATCCTCTCAGTTGGCGCACCGCCCTCCTCCCCCTCCTCTTCGATCCCGACGAGAGCGTCCGCCTCGCCGCGCTCCGCGCCGCCCTTCCCCTCGCCGGGGAGGAACTCGTCTCGCCCCTCCTCGCCGCCCTCCGGGAGCGCCCCTTCCGCCCGGCCGCCGCCGCCGCCCTCCACGCCTGCGGCCCCGCGGCGGTCGGCCCCCTCGGCGTCGTCGCGAACGGGGCCGAGACCTTCCCCGCCTCGGCCCGCCGCGTCGCCCTCCGGCTCCTCGGCCGCGCCGAGGCGGGCACAACAGCCTGGGACCACGCCCGGGAGGCCCTCCTCTCCGCTCCCGACGACGAGGACAAGGTCCTCCGGCAGGAACGGCTCCGCGCCCTCGCGCAGACCGGCTGGACCGTCCCGCGCCGGGACCGTGCCGCCTGGCTCGCCCGCCTGACGGAGGAAGCCGGGGAAGCCGCCGGGTTCGACCACCTCGCCCGCCTCCTCGCCGCCCATCCCCCGCTCCGCGAGGCCCTCGAGCGCGAGGCCCGCGAAGCCCGCCTCCAGATCCTCCGCCTCCTCTCCCTCTTCCCGGGGGGCCGGGAACTCCGCGCGCTGGAGACCGTCCTCGTCGGCGAACGGGCCCGTCCGGGAGCGGCCTCCCCCTCGCCCGCCCTCTCCCTCGCCGCCTCCCGCCGCCGCGCCAAGGCCCTCGAACTCCTCGACACCCTCCTCCCCGCCGAGGCGAAAGGCGTCGTCCTCCCCCTCTTCGATCCCGCCCCCGCCTCCCCCACCAACAAGGGCGATCCCGCCGCCCTCCTCCTCGACCTGATCGCCGCCCCCCGCAGCGAGATCCTTCCCTGGACCCGGGCCTGCGCCCTCTACGCCCTCGGCGGGAGCGCCCACGCCCAACCCCGCGCCGGGACCCTGAAATCGGCGCTTCCCGCCCTCCGCGCTTCCGTGGAGGATGAAGAGGAGGAAGCCTTCGTCCGCGAGACCGCCCGCTGGGCCGAAGGCCGCATCCTCGCCCTCGCCCCCACCCCCGGCCATTGACCCGCGACCATGCTGACGATTGAAAAAGTGATGCTGCTGAAGTCGGCCAGCGTCTTCTCCGGCGTCCCGGAGGAGATGCTCGTCGCCCTCGCCGAGACGGCGCGGGAGCGGGAGTTCGCCCCCGGCGCGCCGATCTTCGCCGAGGGCGAGGAAGGGACCTGCCTCTACGTCATCGCCCTCGGGGCCGTCCGCATCCACAAGGGGGACCACCTCCTCGCCCGCCTCGGCGCGCGGCAGGTCTTCGGCGAGCTCGCCGCCCTCGACCCCGAGCCCCGCTCCGCCTCCGCGACCGCCGACGACGCCGGGGCCCTCCTCTTCGAGATCGGCAACGAGGCCCTCTACGAACTCCTCGCCGACCACGCCGAAGTCGCCCGCGACATCATCGCCGTCCTCTGCCGCCGCCTCCGCGACGCCGGGAAGCGGTAGGGGTCACCTCTCCCCGAGGTAACGCCTCCAGCCGTCGCCCCCGTCGTTCTCGGCGGCCTTCCGGACCGCCGCCGCCTGGGCCGCGATCAACCTGCGCATGTGGGCGCGCAGGAACAGGGCATCCGCGAGCGATCCCAGCCAGCCGCAGGGCGTCGTGAAATCGAAACGGTCCTCGACGACGGTCCCGCCGTCCCGCGCGGTGAAGAAATGATCGTGGTCGAAGCGTCGGAACGGACCCTCCACCATCGAATCCCGGAAATGCCCGGGCCGGGCGAAGGCGGTGATCCGGCTGGTCAGCGTCTGGGAGAGGCCGAACTGCCGCGCCCGCCACGTCACCGCGTCGCCGGGACCGAGAAGCCCCCGGGTGACCCCGGCGATCGCCGTGGCCTGCGCCGGGTAGGCGGCCTCGGCATGGAGGTCGACGCTGAGAGCGAGATCGAAGACCCGCTCCGGCGGGGCCTGGATGAAATGAGTGACGATAATGAGGGGCATAAGAGTCGGAATTCAATGTGGATCAGCGTTCTCCCTCGGTCTGGCACAGGTCGCGGGCGGCCTCGCCCCACTGGGGAAACCGGAAGGCAAAGCCTTCCCGGAGGAGCCGGGCCGGGACCACGCGGCGGCTCTTCAGGATCAGCTCGGTCTCGGTCCGCAGGAAGAACGCGGCGATCTCCAGCAGCCAGCCCGGGGTCGGAAGGCCGAAGCCGCCGGGAATCCGCGCGGCGCGGCGGAGCCCCGCCATGAAGGCCCCGTTCGGCAGCGGATGGGGCGCGGCCAGGTTGATGTGGCCCGAGATCGCCCCGTTGCCGATCAGCCAGGAGACGGCGCGGACGAAATCGTCCCCGTGGATCCACGAGACATATTGCCGCCCGTCGCCCGACCGGCCCCCGAGGCCGAGGCGGACGAGCCGCCGCAGGAGGTCGAACGGGCCGCCCGCCCCCGGCGTCATCACGATCGCCGAGCGGAGGAGGACGAGGCGGGTCGCCGGGAGGGGGACCCCGGCCAGCGCCGCCAGCGCCGTCTTTTCCCACGCCGTCGCCACCGCGATGCTGAAGTTCCAGGTCTCGGGCGCTCCCGGCTCGTCGCCTCCCAGGAGGCCCTCCTCGTCGTTCGCCGCGTCGTAACGATGGGCGTAGATCGTCGCCGTGCTGGCCTGGAGCCAGACACGCGGCGGTCGCGCCGCGCGGACAATCGCCTCGCCGAGGACCCGCGTCGAGTCGAGGCGGGAGTCGACGATCTCCTTCCGGTTCGCCGCCGTATAGCGGCAATTCACACTCCGCCCCGCGAGGTTGATCACCGCGTCGGCCCCCTCCAGTTCCGCCTCCCAGCCCCCCGCCGTCCGCCCGTCCCACGGCACCACGCGCCACGGAACGGCGGCGGGCGGCCCCGCCCGGCGGCTGAGGACGACGACTTCATGGCCGTCCCGATGGAAGGCGCGGGCAAGGAGGGTGCCGACCTGGCCGGTCCCTCCGGGAATGACGATTTTCATGATGCGTTTTGGATTTGAAATGGAGATCGGGATCAGACGAGATGCCGCAGGACCAAAGCCCAGAAGGTTCCGGCCATGGCGATGAAGAGGCTGGTGAGGAGGGTATGGCCGATCACGAACTGGGGACCCTTGGGCCAGTCCCGGTGGTCGAAGTAAAAGAAATCGACGGTGAGGCGCATCGTCCAGAAGACGGCGATGAATCCGGTGAGCGCCAGCGCGCTCTTCCCTCCCGCGAGCATCTCCGCATGGAGCACGGCGGTCAGCAGGAAGAAACTGACGATCGTCAGCCCGATCGTGCCGTAGTAGGTCACGAAGATCTTCCGGTTGAAAGGCTCGAGCTTCGCGAAGTCCCTCTTCCACTGCAGCCGCCAGGGAAGCTGGACCCCGGCCGCAATCGCGAAGAGATGGCCGACGGTGGCGAGCCACAGCGCAAGGTTCAGATACCAGCCGACAGGCCGGGCCGCGAGCGCGAGGTGGAGGTGGTGATAGAGCGGAAGGATCAGGGCCTCCATGAACGGCCCGTGGAAGAGGAGCGGGGCCGGGGCCAGGAGCCAGAACCAGGTCCAGACCCTCCGCGCCGGGGCCGGCCACCTCGCCTCGATCCGCAGCGCGCCGCGCTCCGCCAGCACCAGGATTCCCTGCAGGACGAAATAGCAGAACGGCCCGCCCCACCCCCCTCCGGCGGGATAGCTGAGGGCGCTCTCGTGGAGCAGCCCGGAGAGAACGAAGATGGCCGCGATCGACCCCGCCGCCCCAAGCTTCCGCCGGAGCGTCGGGAAAAGGAGGATCCTCCCCAGCTGGACAAAGGCGAGATTCCAGCGGCGGCTCCAGAAATCGTGGAGCGAGGCGCTGCGGAAGGGGTGGTCGAAGAGCGGAGCGACCGGCCAGCCCGCCGCCCGCATCAGGTAAGCCAGGATCTCCGCATAGCCGCGATGGACCGCCAGCAGAATCGCGAGGAGCCCCGCCCAGGCGACGACGGCGGGCGGCAGCGCAGGCTCCAAGAGGGCAAGGAGAAGCGCCAAGACCAAGCCGCCGAGCATCGTCCGGTATCCCTGGAAAAAGCGGGCACTCTCCCCCTCCGGCAGCTCGGCCGCCACCCGCCTTTCGAAGGGCGCAGCATCGATGCCCGGCCACAGCGTCAGGTAGACGAACAGGCCCGTCTTCGGGAACGCCGCGATCCGGTCCCGGGGATAACGGAAGAGGACCGAGCCCTTCAGCAGGTAGAGCATCGCCGCCGAGGCGACGATCAGCCGCTGCCAGGGCGCCAGCGCCGCCCCGCACCCGATCCCCGCCGCCCAGCCCGCGAGCGGAAAGAACCAGCCCGCCGCCCGGCGCAGCGCCGTGCCGGGAAGGAGGTAGAGGGCGGCGACCAGGAGGAACCAAGCGGCGGCGAGGGCGGAGAGGAAGATCATGGGGGGAGGAGAGTTGAAGGTTTCCGCGCGGGAGCGGGACTAGCCGAGGTCGGGCGCGGGAGGGATCTTCGCGAGGGCGTGCTTCCGGCGCATCCGCGAGAGGGTCCAGAAATTGCCGAAATGCATCGCGCCGAGAACCAGGAGGACCTGTCCCACCTTCACGCTCAGCACCTCGATCACCTGCTGCGTGTCGGGGATCTCCGCCGTCGTCTTCAGCGCGAACGTCACGAAACCGAGATTGATGAGGTAGAAGCCGACCACCAGCAGCTGGTTGATCGAATCGGCCAGATCCTCCCGGCCGTCGAAGCAATCGACGAGGAAGACCCGTCCGTTCTTCTTCAGCGTGTGGGCGACGCCGACGGTGAGGAGGAGGCTGATCGCGAGGTAGATGAGGTAGAGGAGGGTGGTGGGGTTCATCGGTTGGATCGGGTTTATTGTTTTATTATTTCTATATTTTCGAAAATTAATGAAAATTAAGCCTAAAAAAAGAGCGCTCCGGTTTCTTCAGATTTTCTTCCCGAGGAACTTCAGGGCGACGGGCATCAGGGCGCTTTGCTCCGAACGGGAGATCCGCTCCATCATCGAGTCGGCGAGCCCGACGAATTCCCCGAGCGCCTTCACCTGCCTGTTGAACGTCGCCGCCTTCTCCCCCTTCAGGGAGCGCGTCTGCGCCTCGCACTCGCGCAGGACGCCGAGGACCGGCTCGATCTCCCGCCGCTTCCGGTTCCGGGCGATCGTGCAGAACATCTTCCAGACATCCTTCTCCGACTCGTAGTAATCCTTCCGCTCCCCCTTCACGATCACGCTGCGGACCAGGCCCCAGTCGATCAGCTCGTGGAGGTTCTGGTGGGCGTTGCCCCGGCTGATCTCCAGCTCGGCCATCACCTCGTCGGTCGTCAGGGGCCGCTCGCTGACCATCAGGAGGGCGTGGATCTGGGCCATCGTCCGGTTGATCCCCCAGGCGCTCCCCATCGTCCCCCAATGGGAGATGAACTCGTCGCGGGCCTTCTTCAGGGCCTCGGTCTCGGCGGGTTTCTCGCTCATATTTTCAATATATTCTGAAAATACAATTTTGTCAATCATCTGTTTTCCTCCCGGCCCCGAATCGGAACCCTCTCCTCTCGACTCCCCGCGCCGGAGTCTGATAGCGTGAAGCCCGCGCGACCGGTAAAACTGGGACAGATGGCCGAGTGGTTTATGGCTGCAGTCTTGAAAACTGCCGTGCCTGCAAAGGCACCGTGGGTTCGAATCCCACTCTGTCCGCAGCGGCCCTACGGGCCGCAAGGCAGAGAAAGCTAAAAAAGCCGGAGGCGATTATCGGATGGCGGGCCGGGAGGTCGGGGCCGCAATCCCACTCTGTCCGGCGCTCCGCGCGGACAGAGAGTCCCAAAAAGCCGGAGTGTCCGCGCCCCTTAATACCCAAATGGCCGAACGCCCTATTCTCCGAACGAAATAGGGCTTAAATGACCGAACGTTGCCCGTTCGTCTGGGAGTTTGTGTTTCATTGTGGTGCGCTAAAATTTTGGATAAAACTGTAAAGAGACATGGAAGATCAAGAATACATCGAGCCTCCTCCACCATGCGCAGAGAGGGTGGCTCGCC from Verrucomicrobium sp. GAS474 encodes the following:
- a CDS encoding U32 family peptidase → MPTPAPRLRPELLAPAGNWECARAAAANGADAVFFGLPRFNARLRADNFTLEELPAAVEWLHARGLRAYVTMNTLVFPSELADAEQFLLALQAARVDAIIVQDLGLVELARAVAPDVEIHASTQMTITSPEGARFASTLGVTRVVLAREISMRDMARFQDEANEGLPPLEVFVHGALCVAYSGQCLTSESLGQRSANRGECAQACRLPYGLVVDGAVKELGDKAYLLSPQDLAAVAEVPKLIELGVASFKIEGRLKAPEYVAAVCQVYRKAIDAALEHREEAVTEADYRKLELTFSRGLFSGWMHGVNHQQLVHARYSNKRGPLVAHVRKTRPDGSVEVEWTGEPLRPGDGLLFDSGGDQNRQQGGRIWTAAGARGNHLAFEQGRIDTARLRPGDAVYQTDDPRLDAALQKTFARDPEPKRERRSVSFAVSGRAGEPLRLEATLDGTPAKVVLLSAVPLDTARNRPLTEAGLRDPLGRLGETPFVLGAVHSALEGETILPVSELNRLRREAVAALEKAAEGKAKPAAPAPGVPALRRLLPPVPGKADPAPATLSVLCRTLDQIAALLASDQAPRIYADFEDIRRYKEAVALVREAQENSSQAEIWLATPRIQKAAEQGFFKLIENAAPDGVLIRNLGALDYFKTSPLRKCGDFSLNVANALTAQILMRPESGLGLETVAISYDLNARQVEDLLRSAPPAWFEIVLHQHMPMFHMEHCVFAAFLSEGKDHTDCGRPCDRHRVALKDRVGMVHPVVADVGCRNTVFHGRAQSGAAYVAPFRAAGAGRFRLELLHEDGPSARRIYETYRRLLDGGTTASSLIAELRVADQLGVTSGTLTVLG
- a CDS encoding CPBP family glutamic-type intramembrane protease; the encoded protein is MSASPSDSPLSSPYGRAVAHPAFPVLFPALLWLAFTPLLAIHPLAVYVVYPIQVFAVLIALGFQASRLGVPLAGSGAGVFRPMFSFGAGLLAFAAWAVVQTVWPMPPHGLALPGNVGEPFNPYYIFGAGAVARGEAAFRLLGAGIVLPLVAEMAIRGWLMRRLIARDFLSVPLASFTPFSFLASTVAFALFRPTACGPEIAAALILGIWFLASRNFAGVLLASIVCHLLAALDAVTAAKWVLW
- a CDS encoding SRPBCC family protein, with protein sequence MPLIIVTHFIQAPPERVFDLALSVDLHAEAAYPAQATAIAGVTRGLLGPGDAVTWRARQFGLSQTLTSRITAFARPGHFRDSMVEGPFRRFDHDHFFTARDGGTVVEDRFDFTTPCGWLGSLADALFLRAHMRRLIAAQAAAVRKAAENDGGDGWRRYLGER
- a CDS encoding transporter substrate-binding domain-containing protein, which produces MRPLFSSATPLLVLGLALVLLGGPASRTHAADTLTFEADPYMPYTGDSEKGETGFMVDIVKAVFEAKGYNVVYQSTSWNAVLHHAKEGRITGIVGLSKIDAPDLLFPKIEEGRAQGMFYVGIESDWKYAGAGSLDKIVLGIIADYKYNPEVGAYITKNRGDVKKIFPVLSDNSPLTALATALLDKRITTFVEDKNVVQYFLKSYDRADRLVEAGPLKASTDLYVAFSPLFLNAPELAAQLSEGVAAMRADGRLGKILAKYGVTDWATAAAAQ
- a CDS encoding Npt1/Npt2 family nucleotide transporter, which produces MKSAASSLSLFSARLRLRLAPGEGAMLAALTALFFCRGAAAVCFDTAAGTAFLSEFGAARLPFIYLGGALAGVAFGTLYVRLAARPGMGAQRLLPGTLAVALGVALGAALAVRHPALACAAMLWKEIAFNFLNIVVWGTASRLFDVRQGKRLFGFVAAGGIAANIAAGLAVPALARWGGVPGLFSVSAAALAAGLAVLLGILRAFPEKFAAGPSSPHVRPGKSEAAAPEEGGGGGGLWRSLAEDRYLRLFLFLSVLSNFAFFFTDFLYFDRLDAMFHTEENLAAFMGRFSAWVGVGQLVLSLFLSGTILSRFGLAAALAVLPWACGFAVSGAVGALSLFGTGGGFFWLIIAAKLADEVFRAALLGPAFRILYQPLPEDEQFVFQARAESVIDPAGAGLAGGLLLLLTVAWAVPPAWLCGLLALFLVGWIVVARKMGGEYGRRLARALTRRRLSGTALTLDDASVALLLKMAGSADPGAVLHALDLLERADRPEWPQLLAAALRHEAEEVRLWAIERIGRTGTRSPAPWEAPLRALWIPGGAAEARIARAALGAAIRLGHAEALRFAQARFPGCDGETRREVLAAFLARSAPAPEEGGVESGPDAWADERLAGLLRSGTASDRLEGIAVLTRLGAETRSDPLSWRTALLPLLFDPDESVRLAALRAALPLAGEELVSPLLAALRERPFRPAAAAALHACGPAAVGPLGVVANGAETFPASARRVALRLLGRAEAGTTAWDHAREALLSAPDDEDKVLRQERLRALAQTGWTVPRRDRAAWLARLTEEAGEAAGFDHLARLLAAHPPLREALEREAREARLQILRLLSLFPGGRELRALETVLVGERARPGAASPSPALSLAASRRRAKALELLDTLLPAEAKGVVLPLFDPAPASPTNKGDPAALLLDLIAAPRSEILPWTRACALYALGGSAHAQPRAGTLKSALPALRASVEDEEEEAFVRETARWAEGRILALAPTPGH
- a CDS encoding cyclic nucleotide-binding domain-containing protein produces the protein MLTIEKVMLLKSASVFSGVPEEMLVALAETAREREFAPGAPIFAEGEEGTCLYVIALGAVRIHKGDHLLARLGARQVFGELAALDPEPRSASATADDAGALLFEIGNEALYELLADHAEVARDIIAVLCRRLRDAGKR